In Lathyrus oleraceus cultivar Zhongwan6 chromosome 2, CAAS_Psat_ZW6_1.0, whole genome shotgun sequence, the DNA window AAATCAGTTGTCTTATTCTCTGCTTCAGAAGTTGATGCACTGGCGCCCTCGGTCATTGTCGCATCTTGAGAGCCAGCTTGCTGCTCGCCTCCTTTCTCTTGTTTGGCAGCATCCTCTGCAGCCTTTTTTGCCGCTGCTTCCTGCCTGGCTCTTTCCTCTTCCATTGAAACTCTTAAGGCAAGAGCCAATTCAGGATCCAAGTTTGGATCCACACCAAAATCATATCCAGATCCACCCCCAGCTGCAGCTGCCGCTGCAGCAGCAGCAAAACCACTTCCACCTTCTCCATCACCAGTAAAAATTGGTGTACTGTCACAGCACAAGATCACATAAAAATTATGATAGTAAATAAACCGTTATTTCATCTAACATAAGAGAGAAATATGAGATACGAAAAAAGTACAGACAAAGTTGAACCCACAAACCTTATAAGTACATCAGAAAGTGCATTTGGACCAGCTGGAACATGAACAATATGGCTTGAATCATTATTGTTCACAGCTGCAAGAAGTGAATCCAACTTCTCGGTCTTTGCCTCATCTACTTCACCAAAATTAACAATATCAAGCGCTACACTATTCTTTTTCAACTTTCTCCCTAGTATCTCCAACATTTTCTTTTCATGGTTGACCGGACTACAATACAATGATTGAGATAGTTAAGATTGAATAACTACAAATGATACATTTAAAATTAGCATGAAATATAGTTAAGCAAACATACCTTCCAGCAAAGACAATAATCCTTTGCTGTTGCTTTTTATTTTGACGGTGCTTTAGAGCCAATTGTGCCACCTGAATGCCAGCAGCTAGGTTCATCTCACCACCTATTTCTAGTCCTAAATCAGGAATATAAGCAAAAAAGAAATCATTTTTATAAACAGGGTAATAGCAATATGCTGCAAACTCATCAGTTCTGGTTCAATGTTCCCGGTAATGAGTACACAAAAGTTCAATCTGACTTATAGATATGTCCTACAAAAAGTGGTCTTATATAGCTTCTGCCAACATCCAACAATTGGGGCAAAACTAGCTTGAATTCAATTTACACAACCAAACAAATTGTTACTACGAAGGACTTCAAAAAGAATAAAAGTCATCAGCAATAAGAATTACCCGCAGTTAGGCACAACCTTCTCATAATAACTTTCAGGGTTTTACCAATGTTTAAGGCCACATTTTAAGGAATAAAATCCACATCTATTAATTAATCCCCTTAACTATTCAAACAAGAAAAGCATTCAAAGGTTTTTGGAATATTCATGATATTTAACAATAATACTTTACAAAACCCTAGACGAATAATAAAACGTAAATGTGAACTAAAATAATTTCTTAACAAGGCATTTAGATTCAATTATCACTCGTGTGAAACACTCATGGTTTAAATAATAAATTACAACAGAAAATACTTTAAAAAAAACTAACCATGCATACATCCTAAGATCTTGCCTAGATCACTGGTAGGGGTAACCAAAACACGAACACCTTTCCCTGCCATTATAAGAACTCCCACAGTATTTTCCGGATTAGACTGCaatattgaaataaaaattaCATTTATCAGCATAATTGAACCCTATGATAATATCAGAAGATTTAAAAATCCATTCTTTAAATCCAACCTATCATAATCGGGGTTTTCTATATCTCTAATTTATTTACCAAAAAGACTGCAATAGATATTAATAATGTACGACTAATTTTGACCTGGGTTTTAGCACCGCAAATGAGATTAACAGCATCAGCTTGAGCTTGAAATCGAGAAGGAGAATAATCCCCGTTTCGCATCCATTCAGAATTGTCTATACAGATCATTGTCGCCTGTTAAAGAAACAATCGCGGTCACACAAGAAAAAATTGGGAGAAAAACCCTAGTAATTTGAAATCGGCGATTACCTCGAGCACCATTGTTGAAGAGGGGAAAGAAACTTGATGTGTATGGAAAAGAGAAAAGTGATTTTTATTTAAGTTTTTGGGTTTACTTGGAAGTTGGTTGATGCTAACTGGTTTTGATTCTGAAAGGGAAAATTAATCAGGGAATTCCGAATTTTAGAGAGGAGAGAGATGAACTATTGGGCCTAAAGTAGTGGGCTTCTTTTGTTTCTATTACCACCACCACTTGGTTTGGTTCCCTTTGAAAAGAGATTATAGAAATATTTTAGTTTTAGGAATACACTTCCTTTTGTTAGAATTTTGTATTTCCACCTTAAGGCTcttaaaaaatattcaaaaatccaaaaatatccATTAGATTTTAATATAAAGGGAACTTTTTTTTAAGTGTTTGGCTTTTAGAATCCAACCACTATGTATAACTCATATATAACTCATGAAACTTATCATCCTTCTTTTACTTATGTATTTTCTCTTTTATCTCCAAATTTGAAAATAGTTGCATTCTCTTATTTTGTCATCAAATTTTTTGTTTGAATTATCACATATACAACTACTTAAAAACATGTTAGTATGTATctatttgttttttatttattgCGTGTGTTTTTATTCCTAAGTAGTTAGTATCGTTTGAATTATAAGTTATGAGAATGCATTAAATTATATGTGTTTAGATTTTATAATGCGAACATGCACCATGAAATGAATTCAAATTCTATAATTTAAAATGTTATAAACTACATGTTGATTTGTTGTCAAATTTGTTGATTAGTTAATGTTTTTGTCAATTTTCAATGATGCAAGACACAAGAGTCAATGAGTTGCAAGAATGAGTTGCAAGAATCTCGAAAAGCGTTGATTAATGTAAGTTGTTATTCAAATATAACATAATTTTCCAGATTATTATTTTCTAAATAAATTTGAAAGGTAATATATTCAATAAGGGTTGGTGAAATAAGAAATTCACATACGCTATAATAAACTCAATTATATCTTCTATCACTCTATTGTGCTCTAGACATATTGTACTAAACAAAATGAAACTGCACAAATAATCAACCAGGGAAATTTATTTTGCATCATCTAGAGAACAACAGAAAATAAGAACGACAACATATATAACattctcaacaacaacaatagaATATAACACACAAAACTTTTGAAGTCACATTATAAAAACAAAATATTGCTAAGTTAGAacaacaaacaaaaacaaaacaacaacaataacaacaacaaaatataaCATTCTCAACAACTCAAAAACACAAAAACAATCTTAATCTCAATCTCACTCTCAGTCACAACAACATGTAACGTTCAAAATTTTGCTAAGTCACATTATAAAAACAAAATATTGCTaaattacaacaacaacaacaacaacatataaaATTCTCAAcaactcaaaatcataaaaacaatCTTAATATCAATCTTACTCTCAATCAGAACAACATAAAACATTCAAAATTTTAATCAGTCatataataaaaacaaaaatattgGTAACTCACAACGACAACATATAACATTCTCAGCAACACAGAAACACAAAAACACAAAAGCAATCTCAATCTCAATCTCACTCTCAATCACAAAAACATATAACATTCAAACTTTACTAAGTCAcattataaaaataatatatgATTAAGTCACAACaacaaaataacaacaacaacaacatataacaTTCTCAACAACATAAAAACAAACTCAATCTCACTCTCACTCTCAATCACAACAACATATAACATTCAAAACTTAGCTAAGTCACAAcaataaaacaacaacaattccaatctcaacaaaacaacaacattaacaacAAACCTATTACGTATTTATATCAATAAAAACAATAATATATAACATTCAATCTCAATCTaaataacaaaaacaacaacattaaacCTCTAGGGCTTAGggtctcaacaacaacaacaacattattGTAACATGAATAGTGAAAAAATTTCATGTACTAGAAATGTGAAGAAAAAGTCAAACAACTGTGTTTGGTTTTTCCTTCTTGTAAGTTCCGTTCGAGTTCTTCTTTTGAGTTCTTTCTTCGTATTTCTTTGCTTTGTATGAGTTAGAGATGATATGGATGGAGTTCGACCTTGTTCGTTGAAGAAGTGGTTAGAGAAGATATGATGGTAAATAAATGGAGATGATGTGATGGTTAACAAGTTAGAGATGACACATGTTTAGGGATCTCGTTTTCAATGGAGATGATAAACTTTGCTAGGGCTCAAAGTAATTTTCATAAGGGTTGAATGTGATTTCTGTAAGACAAGGGAAGAGTGAAGAGACATGACAAGCTAAGCTTATAAGAGTAAACCATTTCACCACGGTTGGAAACCTCAACTGTGGTTAAAACATATTTATTTTTACTTGATCAAAGcatcaattttttttaaaaatccTTTGAAA includes these proteins:
- the LOC127120136 gene encoding 26S proteasome non-ATPase regulatory subunit 4 homolog isoform X2, which encodes MVLEATMICIDNSEWMRNGDYSPSRFQAQADAVNLICGAKTQSNPENTVGVLIMAGKGVRVLVTPTSDLGKILGCMHGLEIGGEMNLAAGIQVAQLALKHRQNKKQQQRIIVFAGSPVNHEKKMLEILGRKLKKNSVALDIVNFGEVDEAKTEKLDSLLAAVNNNDSSHIVHVPAGPNALSDVLISTPIFTGDGEGGSGFAAAAAAAAAGGGSGYDFGVDPNLDPELALALRVSMEEERARQEAAAKKAAEDAAKQEKGGEQQAGSQDATMTEGASASTSEAENKTTDLMDDENALLQQALAMSMDEPAVGHDVKDTDMSEASVDDPDLALALQLSVADSTKDQASQSDMTKLLADQSFVSSVLASLPGVDPNDPSVKDLLASMQNQSEQQKKDDNPSNEEKK
- the LOC127120136 gene encoding 26S proteasome non-ATPase regulatory subunit 4 homolog isoform X1, which codes for MVLEATMICIDNSEWMRNGDYSPSRFQAQADAVNLICGAKTQSNPENTVGVLIMAGKGVRVLVTPTSDLGKILGCMHGLEIGGEMNLAAGIQVAQLALKHRQNKKQQQRIIVFAGSPVNHEKKMLEILGRKLKKNSVALDIVNFGEVDEAKTEKLDSLLAAVNNNDSSHIVHVPAGPNALSDVLISTPIFTGDGEGGSGFAAAAAAAAAGGGSGYDFGVDPNLDPELALALRVSMEEERARQEAAAKKAAEDAAKQEKGGEQQAGSQDATMTEGASASTSEAENKTTDLMDDENALLQQALAMSMDEPAVGHDVKDTDMSEASVDDPDLALALQLSVADSTKDQASQSDMTKLLADQSFVSSVLASLPGVDPNDPSVKDLLASMQNQSEQQQKKDDNPSNEEKK